One stretch of Falco naumanni isolate bFalNau1 chromosome 7, bFalNau1.pat, whole genome shotgun sequence DNA includes these proteins:
- the LOC121090932 gene encoding alpha-1-antitrypsin-like, with protein MMKTTLPLCLLVAMFHLTVPSLTQTDHHNSKPKATDPQKQHLHEGDSLKSCQRIIPSNTDFAFQFYRQATTQEPRKNIFFSPVSISTAFALLALGSRATSQAQVLEGLAFNVTNTQEEEIHNGFHHLLLLLNRPDSQVQLSMGNTLFIDKHLKPLKTFLKDMKKQYKGKVVSVNFQNSTEAKKEVNDHIKNQTHGNINEILKDLDPNTLVVIVSYIYFKAYWENPFNIKGTHKDYFRVNANTSVEVRMMTRDGFYKTYSDRKLSCKVVQIPYKGDVAALFILPNEGKMQQLEDALTKDIVSKWEKSLEKRRIEVHMPKISISGTYDLKKMLMSLGVTDVFSDQADLSGITGKPDVKVSKAAHKALLKIHENGTEAAAVTGTDFLPHSVPPVVKFNRPFLLLIVDQYTQSILFMGKIVNPTEK; from the exons ATGATGAAGACCACCCTCCCGCTGTGCTTGCTAGTGGCCATGTTTCACCTCACTGTCCCCAGCCTGACCCAGACTGACCACCACAACAGCAAGCCCAAGGCAACTGACCCCCAGAAGCAGCACCTCCATGAGGGGGATTCCCTTAAGTCCTGCCAACGGATAATCCCCAGCAACACAGACTTTGCCTTCCAGTTTTACAGGCAAGCAACCACACAAGAacccagaaaaaacattttcttttccccagtcAGCATCTCCACTGCCTTTGCCTTGCTGGCTCTGGGGTCCAGAGCCACTAGCCAGGCTCAGGTGCTGGAAGGGCTGGCCTTTAATGTCACCAACACCCAGGAGGAGGAGATACACAACGGCTTTCATCATCTCCTCCTGTTGCTGAATCGCCCTGACAGCCAGGTACAGCTGAGCATGGGGAACACCCTATTCATCGACAAACACCTGAAGCCACTGAAAACATTCCTGAAGGACATGAAAAAGCAATACAAAGGAAAAGTTGTTTCTGTTAACTTCCAGAATTCCACTGAAGCTAAAAAAGAGGTCAATGATCATATAAAGAACCAAACCCAtggaaatataaatgaaatactTAAAGACCTGGATCCAAACACTCTAGTGGTGATTGTTAGctacatttatttcaaag CCTACTGGGAAAATCCTTTCAATATTAAGGGGACTCACAAGGACTATTTCCGTGTGAATGCAAACACCTCAGTTGAAGTAAGGATGATGACTCGAGATGGATTTTACAAAACATACTCTGACAGGAAGCTGTCTTGCAAGGTGGTGCAGATTCCTTACAAGGGAGATGTTGCAGCATTGTTTATCCTGCCcaatgaaggaaaaatgcagcagttgGAAGATGCCCTGACAAAAGATATTGTGTCTAAATGGGAAAAATCACttgaaaaaag GAGGATAGAAGTGCATATGCCAAAAATATCAATTTCAGGCACCTACGACTTAAAGAAGATGTTAATGAGTCTGGGTGTAACTGATGTGTTTTCTGACCAGGCTGATCTGTCTGGAATCACAGGAAAGCCTGATGTGAAGGTTTCAAAA GCTGCTCACAAGGCCCTGCTGAAGATTCATGAGAATggcacagaggctgcagcagtCACTGGCAcagattttcttcctcattctgTTCCTCCCGTTGTTAAATTCAACCGTCCATTTTTGCTGTTGATTGTTGATCAATATACTCAAAGCATCCTCTTCATGGGAAAAATTGTAAACCCAACTGAAAAATGA